Proteins co-encoded in one Plectropomus leopardus isolate mb chromosome 14, YSFRI_Pleo_2.0, whole genome shotgun sequence genomic window:
- the kdm1a gene encoding lysine-specific histone demethylase 1A isoform X1, whose amino-acid sequence MDITRCTEKWERPPTSSMMLSSKKSDAGSSSSSSSSSAGAAGGERAPVSDAQTGPSASAAGPMDVKKKERSSPSGEPGGAPLPHQAGPGGADQDSAEVRRTSRRKRAKQVEYREMDESLANLSEDEYYSEEERNAKAEKERKQVIPPPPPPPEEENDSEPEEPSGVEGAAFQSRLPHDRMTSQEAACFPDIISGPQQTQKVFLYIRNRTLQLWLDNPKIQLTFEATAQQLEAPYNSDAVLVHRIHSYLERHGLINFGIYKRVKPLPTKKTGKVIVIGGGVSGLAAARQLQSFGMDVTVLEARDRVGGRVATFRKGNYVADLGAMVVTGLGGNPMAVISKQVNMELAKIKQKCPLYEANGQAGERCTSVPKEKDEMVEQEFNRLLEATSFLSHQLDFNFLNNKPVSLGQALEVVIQLQEKHVKDEQIEHWKKIVKTQEDLRDLLNKMVTTKERVKELHQQYKEASEVKPPRDITAEFLVKSKHRDLTALCKEYDELVEMQVKLEEKLQELEANPPSDVYLSSRDRQILDWHFANLEFANATPLSTLSLKHWDQDDDFEFTGSHLTVRNGYSCVPVALAEGLDIKLNTAVRQVRYTASGCEVIAVNTRSTTQTFIYKCDAVLCTLPLGVLKQQPPAVQFVPPLPEWKTSAIQRMGFGNLNKVVLCFDRVFWDPSVNLFGHVGSTTASRGELFLFWNLYKAPILLALMAGEAAGIMENISDDVIVGRCLAILKGIFGSSAVPQPKETVVTRWRADPWARGSYSYVAAGSSGNDYDLMAQPITPGPAIPGASQPVPRLFFSGEHTIRNYPATVHGALLSGLREAGRIADQFLGAMYTLPRQATPTAASNPQQAQPTPSV is encoded by the exons ATGGATATTACCAGGTGCACGGAGAAATGG GAGAGGCCTCCGACATCCTCCATGATGCTGTCTAGCAAGAAGTCAGATGCtggctcctcttcctcctcctcttcatcttctgcaggagcagcaggaggtgaAAGGGCCCCGGTTTCTGATGCCCAGACTGGGCCGTCAGCCTCAGCTGCAGGCCCTATggatgtaaagaaaaaagagaggtcATCCCCTAGTGGGGAACCTGGAGGAGCCCCTCTGCCTCACCAAGCAGGCCCTGGGGGGGCAGACCAAGACTCAGCTGAAGTTCGCAGAACGAGTCGTCGCAAGCGAgcaaaa CAGGTGGAGTACCGCGAGATGGACGAGAGCCTGGCTAACCTATCGGAGGACGAATATTActctgaggaggagaggaatgccaaggcagagaaagagaggaagcaggttatccctccaccacctccaccacctgAGGAAGAGAATGACAGTGAACCAGAGGAGCCGTCTG GTGTTGAAGGAGCTGCTTTCCAGAGCCGACTCCCTCATGATCGTATGACATCCCAGGAGGCTGCCTGCTTCCCTGACATCATCAGCGGCCCCCAGCAGACTCAGAAGGTCTTCCTCTACATCCGCAACCGCACG CTCCAACTGTGGCTGGACAACCCCAAAATCCAGCTGACATTTGAGGCCACAGCACAGCAGCTTGAAGCACCATACAACA GTGATGCTGTATTAGTCCACAGGATACACAGCTACTTAGAAAGACACGGTCTCATCAACTTTGGCATTTACAAGAGGGTCAAGCCTCTACCCA CTAAGAAGACGGGGAAGGTTATAGTTATTGGCGGAGGTGTGTCTGGTCTGGCTGCAGCCAGGCAGCTGCAGAGCTTCGGGATGGATGTTACAGTACTGGAGGCCAGG GACCGTGTTGGAGGCAGAGTGGCCACATTTAGGAAGGGCAACTATGTGGCTGATCTGGGAGCCATGGTGGTGACAGGACTGG GAGGGAATCCCATGGCAGTGATCAGCAAGCAGGTTAACATGGAGCTGGCCAAGATCAAACAGAAGTGTCCACTGTATGAAGCTAATGGTCAGGCT GGTGAACGCTGCACAAGT gtgccaaaagaaaaagatgaaatggTGGAGCAAGAGTTCAACAGATTGCTGGAGGCCACCTCTTTCCTGAGCCACCAGCTGGACTTTAACTTTCTCAACAACAAACCTGTTTCACTGGGACAAGCCCTGGAGGTGGTCATACA gctgcaGGAGAAACATGTAAAAGATGAGCAGATAGAACACTGGAAGAAGATCGTAAAGACTCAGGAAGATCTCAGGGATCTTCTCAACAAG ATGGTGACCACTAAGGAACGTGTTAAGGAGCTCCATCAGCAGTACAAAGAGGCCAGTGAAGTCAAACCGCCCAGAGATATCACAGCTGAGTTCCTGGTGAAGAGCAAACACCGCGACCTCACCGCGCTCTGCAAA GAGTACGATGAGTTGGTGGAGATGCAGGTCAAGctggaggagaagctgcaggagcTGGAGGCCAATCCACCCAG TGATGTTTACCTGTCATCCAGGGATCGGCAGATTCTAGACTGGCACTTTGCCAACTTGGAGTTTGCCAACGCTACGCCCCTCTCCACCCTTTCTCTCAAGCACTGGGATCAG GATGATGACTTTGAGTTCACTGGCAGCCACCTGACAGTAAGGAACGGATACTCTTGCGTCCCTGTGGCCCTGGCTGAAGGTTTGGACATCAAACTAAACACAGCAGTACGCCAGGTCCGATACACAGCTTCAG GCTGTGAGGTGATAGCAGTCAACACTCGCTCTACGACTCAGACCTTCATATACAAGTGTGATGCTGTGCTGTGCACCCTGCCTCTTGGCGTGCTGAAGCAGCAGCCCCCTGCTGTGCAGTTTGTTCCTCCGCTGCCTGAATGGAAGACATCTGCTATACAGAGGATGGGCTTTGGCAACCTCAACAAG GTGGTGCTGTGTTTTGACCGTGTGTTCTGGGATCCCAGCGTCAACCTGTTTGGTCATGTTGGCTCCACCACAGCAAGTCGGGGCGAACTCTTCCTCTTCTGGAACCTCTACAAAG CCCCAATCCTACTCGCTCTGATGGCTGGTGAGGCAGCTGGCATCATGGAGAACATCAGTGATGATGTGATTGTCGGACGCTGCCTGGCTATTCTCAAAGGAATATTTGGAAGCAGCGCTGTGCCGCAG CCAAAGGAAACTGTGGTCACGCGGTGGCGCGCAGATCCCTGGGCAAGGGGCTCCTACTCGTACGTCGCTGCGGGTTCTTCAGGTAACGACTATGACCTGATGGCACAACCCATCACTCCTGGCCCTGCCATACCGGGAGCCTCACAG ccCGTCCCTCGTCTCTTCTTCTCTGGGGAGCACACAATAAGGAACTACCCCGCTACAGTTCACGGCGCCCTGCTCAGCGGACTCCGTGAGGCCGGACGTATTGCAGATCAATTCCTGGGTGCCATGTACACACTTCCCCGACAGGCCACCCCCACAGCTGCCAGCAACCCTCAGCAGGCTCAGCCAACGCCAAGTGTCTGA
- the kdm1a gene encoding lysine-specific histone demethylase 1A isoform X3: MMLSSKKSDAGSSSSSSSSSAGAAGGERAPVSDAQTGPSASAAGPMDVKKKERSSPSGEPGGAPLPHQAGPGGADQDSAEVRRTSRRKRAKVEYREMDESLANLSEDEYYSEEERNAKAEKERKQVIPPPPPPPEEENDSEPEEPSGVEGAAFQSRLPHDRMTSQEAACFPDIISGPQQTQKVFLYIRNRTLQLWLDNPKIQLTFEATAQQLEAPYNSDAVLVHRIHSYLERHGLINFGIYKRVKPLPTKKTGKVIVIGGGVSGLAAARQLQSFGMDVTVLEARDRVGGRVATFRKGNYVADLGAMVVTGLGGNPMAVISKQVNMELAKIKQKCPLYEANGQAGERCTSVPKEKDEMVEQEFNRLLEATSFLSHQLDFNFLNNKPVSLGQALEVVIQLQEKHVKDEQIEHWKKIVKTQEDLRDLLNKMVTTKERVKELHQQYKEASEVKPPRDITAEFLVKSKHRDLTALCKEYDELVEMQVKLEEKLQELEANPPSDVYLSSRDRQILDWHFANLEFANATPLSTLSLKHWDQDDDFEFTGSHLTVRNGYSCVPVALAEGLDIKLNTAVRQVRYTASGCEVIAVNTRSTTQTFIYKCDAVLCTLPLGVLKQQPPAVQFVPPLPEWKTSAIQRMGFGNLNKVVLCFDRVFWDPSVNLFGHVGSTTASRGELFLFWNLYKAPILLALMAGEAAGIMENISDDVIVGRCLAILKGIFGSSAVPQPKETVVTRWRADPWARGSYSYVAAGSSGNDYDLMAQPITPGPAIPGASQPVPRLFFSGEHTIRNYPATVHGALLSGLREAGRIADQFLGAMYTLPRQATPTAASNPQQAQPTPSV; this comes from the exons ATGATGCTGTCTAGCAAGAAGTCAGATGCtggctcctcttcctcctcctcttcatcttctgcaggagcagcaggaggtgaAAGGGCCCCGGTTTCTGATGCCCAGACTGGGCCGTCAGCCTCAGCTGCAGGCCCTATggatgtaaagaaaaaagagaggtcATCCCCTAGTGGGGAACCTGGAGGAGCCCCTCTGCCTCACCAAGCAGGCCCTGGGGGGGCAGACCAAGACTCAGCTGAAGTTCGCAGAACGAGTCGTCGCAAGCGAgcaaaa GTGGAGTACCGCGAGATGGACGAGAGCCTGGCTAACCTATCGGAGGACGAATATTActctgaggaggagaggaatgccaaggcagagaaagagaggaagcaggttatccctccaccacctccaccacctgAGGAAGAGAATGACAGTGAACCAGAGGAGCCGTCTG GTGTTGAAGGAGCTGCTTTCCAGAGCCGACTCCCTCATGATCGTATGACATCCCAGGAGGCTGCCTGCTTCCCTGACATCATCAGCGGCCCCCAGCAGACTCAGAAGGTCTTCCTCTACATCCGCAACCGCACG CTCCAACTGTGGCTGGACAACCCCAAAATCCAGCTGACATTTGAGGCCACAGCACAGCAGCTTGAAGCACCATACAACA GTGATGCTGTATTAGTCCACAGGATACACAGCTACTTAGAAAGACACGGTCTCATCAACTTTGGCATTTACAAGAGGGTCAAGCCTCTACCCA CTAAGAAGACGGGGAAGGTTATAGTTATTGGCGGAGGTGTGTCTGGTCTGGCTGCAGCCAGGCAGCTGCAGAGCTTCGGGATGGATGTTACAGTACTGGAGGCCAGG GACCGTGTTGGAGGCAGAGTGGCCACATTTAGGAAGGGCAACTATGTGGCTGATCTGGGAGCCATGGTGGTGACAGGACTGG GAGGGAATCCCATGGCAGTGATCAGCAAGCAGGTTAACATGGAGCTGGCCAAGATCAAACAGAAGTGTCCACTGTATGAAGCTAATGGTCAGGCT GGTGAACGCTGCACAAGT gtgccaaaagaaaaagatgaaatggTGGAGCAAGAGTTCAACAGATTGCTGGAGGCCACCTCTTTCCTGAGCCACCAGCTGGACTTTAACTTTCTCAACAACAAACCTGTTTCACTGGGACAAGCCCTGGAGGTGGTCATACA gctgcaGGAGAAACATGTAAAAGATGAGCAGATAGAACACTGGAAGAAGATCGTAAAGACTCAGGAAGATCTCAGGGATCTTCTCAACAAG ATGGTGACCACTAAGGAACGTGTTAAGGAGCTCCATCAGCAGTACAAAGAGGCCAGTGAAGTCAAACCGCCCAGAGATATCACAGCTGAGTTCCTGGTGAAGAGCAAACACCGCGACCTCACCGCGCTCTGCAAA GAGTACGATGAGTTGGTGGAGATGCAGGTCAAGctggaggagaagctgcaggagcTGGAGGCCAATCCACCCAG TGATGTTTACCTGTCATCCAGGGATCGGCAGATTCTAGACTGGCACTTTGCCAACTTGGAGTTTGCCAACGCTACGCCCCTCTCCACCCTTTCTCTCAAGCACTGGGATCAG GATGATGACTTTGAGTTCACTGGCAGCCACCTGACAGTAAGGAACGGATACTCTTGCGTCCCTGTGGCCCTGGCTGAAGGTTTGGACATCAAACTAAACACAGCAGTACGCCAGGTCCGATACACAGCTTCAG GCTGTGAGGTGATAGCAGTCAACACTCGCTCTACGACTCAGACCTTCATATACAAGTGTGATGCTGTGCTGTGCACCCTGCCTCTTGGCGTGCTGAAGCAGCAGCCCCCTGCTGTGCAGTTTGTTCCTCCGCTGCCTGAATGGAAGACATCTGCTATACAGAGGATGGGCTTTGGCAACCTCAACAAG GTGGTGCTGTGTTTTGACCGTGTGTTCTGGGATCCCAGCGTCAACCTGTTTGGTCATGTTGGCTCCACCACAGCAAGTCGGGGCGAACTCTTCCTCTTCTGGAACCTCTACAAAG CCCCAATCCTACTCGCTCTGATGGCTGGTGAGGCAGCTGGCATCATGGAGAACATCAGTGATGATGTGATTGTCGGACGCTGCCTGGCTATTCTCAAAGGAATATTTGGAAGCAGCGCTGTGCCGCAG CCAAAGGAAACTGTGGTCACGCGGTGGCGCGCAGATCCCTGGGCAAGGGGCTCCTACTCGTACGTCGCTGCGGGTTCTTCAGGTAACGACTATGACCTGATGGCACAACCCATCACTCCTGGCCCTGCCATACCGGGAGCCTCACAG ccCGTCCCTCGTCTCTTCTTCTCTGGGGAGCACACAATAAGGAACTACCCCGCTACAGTTCACGGCGCCCTGCTCAGCGGACTCCGTGAGGCCGGACGTATTGCAGATCAATTCCTGGGTGCCATGTACACACTTCCCCGACAGGCCACCCCCACAGCTGCCAGCAACCCTCAGCAGGCTCAGCCAACGCCAAGTGTCTGA
- the kdm1a gene encoding lysine-specific histone demethylase 1A isoform X2 → MDITRCTEKWERPPTSSMMLSSKKSDAGSSSSSSSSSAGAAGGERAPVSDAQTGPSASAAGPMDVKKKERSSPSGEPGGAPLPHQAGPGGADQDSAEVRRTSRRKRAKVEYREMDESLANLSEDEYYSEEERNAKAEKERKQVIPPPPPPPEEENDSEPEEPSGVEGAAFQSRLPHDRMTSQEAACFPDIISGPQQTQKVFLYIRNRTLQLWLDNPKIQLTFEATAQQLEAPYNSDAVLVHRIHSYLERHGLINFGIYKRVKPLPTKKTGKVIVIGGGVSGLAAARQLQSFGMDVTVLEARDRVGGRVATFRKGNYVADLGAMVVTGLGGNPMAVISKQVNMELAKIKQKCPLYEANGQAGERCTSVPKEKDEMVEQEFNRLLEATSFLSHQLDFNFLNNKPVSLGQALEVVIQLQEKHVKDEQIEHWKKIVKTQEDLRDLLNKMVTTKERVKELHQQYKEASEVKPPRDITAEFLVKSKHRDLTALCKEYDELVEMQVKLEEKLQELEANPPSDVYLSSRDRQILDWHFANLEFANATPLSTLSLKHWDQDDDFEFTGSHLTVRNGYSCVPVALAEGLDIKLNTAVRQVRYTASGCEVIAVNTRSTTQTFIYKCDAVLCTLPLGVLKQQPPAVQFVPPLPEWKTSAIQRMGFGNLNKVVLCFDRVFWDPSVNLFGHVGSTTASRGELFLFWNLYKAPILLALMAGEAAGIMENISDDVIVGRCLAILKGIFGSSAVPQPKETVVTRWRADPWARGSYSYVAAGSSGNDYDLMAQPITPGPAIPGASQPVPRLFFSGEHTIRNYPATVHGALLSGLREAGRIADQFLGAMYTLPRQATPTAASNPQQAQPTPSV, encoded by the exons ATGGATATTACCAGGTGCACGGAGAAATGG GAGAGGCCTCCGACATCCTCCATGATGCTGTCTAGCAAGAAGTCAGATGCtggctcctcttcctcctcctcttcatcttctgcaggagcagcaggaggtgaAAGGGCCCCGGTTTCTGATGCCCAGACTGGGCCGTCAGCCTCAGCTGCAGGCCCTATggatgtaaagaaaaaagagaggtcATCCCCTAGTGGGGAACCTGGAGGAGCCCCTCTGCCTCACCAAGCAGGCCCTGGGGGGGCAGACCAAGACTCAGCTGAAGTTCGCAGAACGAGTCGTCGCAAGCGAgcaaaa GTGGAGTACCGCGAGATGGACGAGAGCCTGGCTAACCTATCGGAGGACGAATATTActctgaggaggagaggaatgccaaggcagagaaagagaggaagcaggttatccctccaccacctccaccacctgAGGAAGAGAATGACAGTGAACCAGAGGAGCCGTCTG GTGTTGAAGGAGCTGCTTTCCAGAGCCGACTCCCTCATGATCGTATGACATCCCAGGAGGCTGCCTGCTTCCCTGACATCATCAGCGGCCCCCAGCAGACTCAGAAGGTCTTCCTCTACATCCGCAACCGCACG CTCCAACTGTGGCTGGACAACCCCAAAATCCAGCTGACATTTGAGGCCACAGCACAGCAGCTTGAAGCACCATACAACA GTGATGCTGTATTAGTCCACAGGATACACAGCTACTTAGAAAGACACGGTCTCATCAACTTTGGCATTTACAAGAGGGTCAAGCCTCTACCCA CTAAGAAGACGGGGAAGGTTATAGTTATTGGCGGAGGTGTGTCTGGTCTGGCTGCAGCCAGGCAGCTGCAGAGCTTCGGGATGGATGTTACAGTACTGGAGGCCAGG GACCGTGTTGGAGGCAGAGTGGCCACATTTAGGAAGGGCAACTATGTGGCTGATCTGGGAGCCATGGTGGTGACAGGACTGG GAGGGAATCCCATGGCAGTGATCAGCAAGCAGGTTAACATGGAGCTGGCCAAGATCAAACAGAAGTGTCCACTGTATGAAGCTAATGGTCAGGCT GGTGAACGCTGCACAAGT gtgccaaaagaaaaagatgaaatggTGGAGCAAGAGTTCAACAGATTGCTGGAGGCCACCTCTTTCCTGAGCCACCAGCTGGACTTTAACTTTCTCAACAACAAACCTGTTTCACTGGGACAAGCCCTGGAGGTGGTCATACA gctgcaGGAGAAACATGTAAAAGATGAGCAGATAGAACACTGGAAGAAGATCGTAAAGACTCAGGAAGATCTCAGGGATCTTCTCAACAAG ATGGTGACCACTAAGGAACGTGTTAAGGAGCTCCATCAGCAGTACAAAGAGGCCAGTGAAGTCAAACCGCCCAGAGATATCACAGCTGAGTTCCTGGTGAAGAGCAAACACCGCGACCTCACCGCGCTCTGCAAA GAGTACGATGAGTTGGTGGAGATGCAGGTCAAGctggaggagaagctgcaggagcTGGAGGCCAATCCACCCAG TGATGTTTACCTGTCATCCAGGGATCGGCAGATTCTAGACTGGCACTTTGCCAACTTGGAGTTTGCCAACGCTACGCCCCTCTCCACCCTTTCTCTCAAGCACTGGGATCAG GATGATGACTTTGAGTTCACTGGCAGCCACCTGACAGTAAGGAACGGATACTCTTGCGTCCCTGTGGCCCTGGCTGAAGGTTTGGACATCAAACTAAACACAGCAGTACGCCAGGTCCGATACACAGCTTCAG GCTGTGAGGTGATAGCAGTCAACACTCGCTCTACGACTCAGACCTTCATATACAAGTGTGATGCTGTGCTGTGCACCCTGCCTCTTGGCGTGCTGAAGCAGCAGCCCCCTGCTGTGCAGTTTGTTCCTCCGCTGCCTGAATGGAAGACATCTGCTATACAGAGGATGGGCTTTGGCAACCTCAACAAG GTGGTGCTGTGTTTTGACCGTGTGTTCTGGGATCCCAGCGTCAACCTGTTTGGTCATGTTGGCTCCACCACAGCAAGTCGGGGCGAACTCTTCCTCTTCTGGAACCTCTACAAAG CCCCAATCCTACTCGCTCTGATGGCTGGTGAGGCAGCTGGCATCATGGAGAACATCAGTGATGATGTGATTGTCGGACGCTGCCTGGCTATTCTCAAAGGAATATTTGGAAGCAGCGCTGTGCCGCAG CCAAAGGAAACTGTGGTCACGCGGTGGCGCGCAGATCCCTGGGCAAGGGGCTCCTACTCGTACGTCGCTGCGGGTTCTTCAGGTAACGACTATGACCTGATGGCACAACCCATCACTCCTGGCCCTGCCATACCGGGAGCCTCACAG ccCGTCCCTCGTCTCTTCTTCTCTGGGGAGCACACAATAAGGAACTACCCCGCTACAGTTCACGGCGCCCTGCTCAGCGGACTCCGTGAGGCCGGACGTATTGCAGATCAATTCCTGGGTGCCATGTACACACTTCCCCGACAGGCCACCCCCACAGCTGCCAGCAACCCTCAGCAGGCTCAGCCAACGCCAAGTGTCTGA